One Streptomyces coeruleorubidus DNA segment encodes these proteins:
- a CDS encoding S1 family peptidase, with translation MSKNRPRAGLTSTVLAAAVAAGALTAAPAQAVTGNAAADGTFTFTARIAIGSSERACTGALIDPQWIVTAASCFADDPGQTSAVRAGKPAKNTTATIGRTDLTSTAGQVRTVVELAPRSDRDVVLARLDKPVAGIAPVKVSSTAPATGESLTVPGYGRTKTEWVPLKLHTGTFTVNAISSATLQVTGRNGAAVCAGDAGGPALRSTAGSYELVSVNSRSWQGGCFGQDPAETRTGAENVRLDDLGGWIDSVVDAARITDFNCDGVRDTAIADPDAAVGGDAGAGLVRVVYGGGKGTAELTQDLAAVPGGSEAKDRFGATLATYDHNLDGCTDLVVGAPAEDLGTATDAGMASILYGAPAGLTTGKAAVSLEQGSGTGALASMASEAGDQFGAALAAGTTLAGDPYLAVGAPGEDAAGGLGDAGGVVYVRGTGATNVLIHQDKSGVPGAMEAGDKFGSTIAGSPQHLVVGAPGEAIGTLAAAGGVSLFSHTLNADKLPTGVTGLDQDLDTVEGGAEADDRFGGSLALVQYRAGASANGTESILAVGSPGEDGSQAANAGRVDTFRLTATGFTQISGIYQGASGVPGATEAGDAFGQSLSAVNTAPGAVSTAQNTLLAVGVPGEDSTGATDGGTVYTFSLTNGAFISTVYPGKFGIPGALGNAQKVGTALHATGSELYLGLPNGPVSYGSAHAVPWANVLGGATQPVTTFQPGTGGLPAAGETFGSVIR, from the coding sequence GTGTCCAAGAACCGCCCTCGCGCGGGGCTGACAAGCACTGTGCTCGCGGCCGCCGTCGCCGCCGGAGCGCTCACTGCAGCCCCGGCACAGGCCGTCACCGGCAATGCCGCCGCAGACGGAACCTTCACTTTCACCGCCCGCATCGCCATCGGCAGCAGCGAGCGTGCCTGCACCGGTGCGCTGATCGACCCCCAGTGGATTGTCACCGCCGCAAGCTGTTTCGCCGACGACCCCGGCCAGACGTCCGCCGTCCGAGCGGGCAAACCCGCCAAGAACACCACCGCGACCATCGGCCGCACCGACCTGACCTCCACCGCCGGCCAGGTCCGAACCGTCGTCGAACTCGCCCCGCGCAGCGACCGCGACGTTGTTCTCGCCCGGCTGGACAAACCGGTCGCCGGCATCGCCCCGGTCAAGGTCAGCAGCACCGCTCCGGCCACAGGCGAGTCGCTGACGGTGCCGGGCTACGGCCGCACCAAGACCGAGTGGGTGCCGCTGAAGCTGCACACCGGCACTTTCACTGTGAACGCCATCTCCTCCGCCACCCTCCAGGTGACCGGCCGGAACGGCGCAGCCGTGTGCGCCGGTGACGCCGGTGGCCCCGCGCTGCGCTCCACCGCCGGCAGCTACGAGCTGGTATCCGTCAACAGCCGTTCATGGCAGGGTGGTTGCTTCGGCCAGGACCCGGCCGAAACTCGTACCGGCGCCGAAAACGTCCGCCTGGACGACCTCGGTGGCTGGATCGACTCGGTTGTCGACGCGGCCCGCATCACCGACTTCAACTGCGACGGCGTCCGCGACACCGCGATCGCCGACCCCGACGCGGCCGTCGGCGGCGACGCGGGCGCGGGCCTGGTCCGGGTCGTGTACGGCGGAGGCAAGGGCACTGCCGAGCTCACCCAGGACCTCGCCGCGGTGCCCGGCGGCTCGGAGGCGAAGGACCGGTTCGGCGCGACGCTCGCCACTTACGACCACAACCTCGACGGCTGCACCGACCTCGTCGTGGGCGCTCCGGCCGAGGACCTGGGAACGGCCACCGACGCCGGCATGGCCAGTATCCTCTACGGCGCCCCGGCCGGGCTGACCACCGGCAAGGCGGCCGTCAGCCTGGAGCAGGGGTCCGGCACCGGTGCTCTCGCCTCGATGGCGTCCGAGGCCGGCGACCAGTTCGGCGCCGCCCTCGCCGCCGGCACCACGCTCGCCGGTGACCCGTACCTGGCCGTCGGCGCGCCCGGCGAGGACGCCGCCGGGGGTCTCGGCGATGCGGGCGGAGTCGTCTACGTGCGCGGCACCGGCGCCACCAACGTCCTGATCCACCAGGACAAGTCGGGCGTGCCGGGTGCCATGGAGGCGGGCGACAAGTTCGGCTCCACCATCGCCGGTTCGCCGCAGCACCTCGTGGTGGGCGCCCCGGGCGAGGCCATCGGCACGCTGGCCGCCGCCGGCGGTGTCTCCCTGTTCAGCCACACCCTCAACGCCGACAAGCTGCCGACCGGCGTGACCGGTCTCGACCAGGACCTCGACACCGTCGAGGGCGGCGCGGAAGCCGACGACCGGTTCGGCGGGTCGCTGGCCCTGGTGCAGTACCGGGCCGGCGCCTCCGCGAACGGCACCGAGTCGATCCTGGCCGTCGGCTCGCCGGGTGAGGACGGCTCCCAGGCCGCCAACGCGGGCCGCGTCGACACCTTCCGTCTCACGGCCACCGGATTCACCCAGATCTCCGGCATCTACCAGGGCGCCTCCGGTGTCCCGGGCGCTACCGAGGCCGGGGACGCCTTCGGCCAGTCCCTGTCGGCCGTGAACACTGCCCCGGGCGCGGTCAGCACAGCGCAGAACACCCTGCTCGCCGTGGGCGTGCCCGGCGAGGACAGCACCGGCGCCACCGACGGCGGCACGGTCTACACCTTCAGCCTGACCAACGGCGCCTTCATCTCGACCGTGTACCCGGGCAAGTTCGGCATCCCCGGCGCACTGGGCAACGCGCAGAAGGTGGGCACCGCGCTCCACGCCACCGGTTCCGAGCTCTACCTCGGTCTGCCCAACGGGCCCGTCTCGTACGGATCCGCACACGCCGTGCCGTGGGCCAACGTCCTGGGCGGCGCCACGCAGCCGGTCACGACGTTCCAGCCGGGCACCGGCGGCCTGCCGGCGGCCGGTGAGACGTTCGGCTCCGTGATCCGCTGA
- a CDS encoding polymorphic toxin-type HINT domain-containing protein, which produces MLATGLLGTSPAAAEGSSAVPDRAVVVNYWMDGGTGVKEAAEQALLGTEEDIRQFIEAKPALELADDKVDASRVLNAGGPAVREAAKQALSGTPEDLHAFLSGGWKAPHQQDQRVEVSRVVNLGGAGVKDAGTKALQGTPEDVAEFLEDGQYRARVTDNRVEVSKLYNSGGTNVKAAAKLALQGTPDDLVEFLEVGQFVARNRDQEHATIAQLTEQAQQAGKRAEDATKSAQEASEKAIAASALAKEAAAKAARETEAAKNDASRAAVKAKQAADAARAAASAAQTAIGAANAANRSARIAALAAAQTANAAAAAADAATRAYNAAIAASKDRSQAENAFTLAKAANAAAQLATQSGKAADQASKASLAAATAAAASRSAGANANLAADAADDAAGYAAAAGVSSTQAKAAAAETRRHAAEANRAAGAAETLARKSATAAAEARDAANSSAAHAKNAATAAEEAALNAGEAADAATEATKQAKAAQIAADAATTAVTTAQRTFDIARETEVEDLATRTTAAMERAKSYKATGDEFTKALSGNLLEGKAITDDTAALSAEAVKPDADADALVKQGRAVALRALKYFGSWRQEAAAKALAGNDADVLEYLRTGWKQAEQDEIQQQVADLASNSPYPSVRTAATNALSGTEQQIRDFYTAGQYEAGLADYRVKVSQIHNTGGPGVKEAAQKALDDGSARTLLAFISSTRYVALNSDQRMTASQLVNSGGPEVQAAAKIALTGSPDLLHDFVEVGRYMAERKDQLASTHEAQVQRLIAEGGIIAAKAQHNRWLAAKAAAEANQAAEEAAVAKTEAQKSADQAAGYAVKADKAADSAETSAAKAQQSATTARAAADRAQQDAVAAEESAAQAEFSANYARSSAAQAADAEAEARSEALAAGKSAAEAKAAASQAWHRVKDLRQAEEAEARRRAEEQRRLARESKPEPRRCVPNPNHDQVGALINCLYGPGEAVLEVPKPDPTLTAIAWGVLGINDVEDCYENPTLGKCLTAGMSVLPVGKLKVLKQLENFEDLVSGTRVAKALKCFQCFLAGTRVLMADGGTKDIESVEPGDMVVATDPITGETGPREVTNLVVTNHDKAFTELSIETRTGVRRLTATSEHPFWSPSERTWVEARALRPGMTLRDADGGTLEVRASESYARNAQTFTLTVGDLHTFYVLAGNTPVLVHNASCPVGFKNLGGDRFESPAGLIYGPGSSQGHRVTHVMEHARPDPTKTVHSVFSNPDQAAILSLIDEAWLKRGAHVPNDPAAYVVPMGRTIGTLGERNLRVVVVPGTTRVISAYPQL; this is translated from the coding sequence GTGTTGGCGACAGGGCTGCTGGGCACGTCACCGGCCGCAGCCGAGGGCTCGTCCGCGGTGCCGGACCGCGCCGTCGTGGTCAACTACTGGATGGACGGCGGAACCGGTGTCAAAGAGGCCGCTGAGCAGGCGCTGCTCGGCACCGAGGAGGACATCCGGCAGTTCATCGAGGCCAAGCCCGCGCTGGAGCTGGCCGATGACAAGGTGGACGCCAGCCGAGTCCTGAACGCCGGCGGCCCGGCCGTGCGCGAGGCGGCCAAGCAGGCTCTCTCCGGCACCCCGGAGGACTTGCACGCGTTCCTGAGCGGTGGCTGGAAGGCCCCGCACCAGCAGGATCAGAGAGTCGAGGTCTCGCGCGTCGTCAACCTGGGCGGTGCCGGGGTGAAGGACGCCGGGACGAAGGCTCTTCAAGGCACCCCTGAGGACGTTGCCGAGTTCCTCGAGGATGGCCAGTACAGGGCACGCGTCACGGACAACCGGGTCGAGGTTTCGAAGCTTTACAACTCCGGTGGCACCAATGTGAAGGCGGCAGCAAAGCTGGCCCTGCAGGGCACCCCTGACGACCTGGTGGAGTTCCTGGAGGTAGGCCAGTTCGTCGCGCGCAATCGCGATCAAGAGCATGCCACCATCGCCCAGCTGACCGAGCAGGCCCAGCAGGCCGGCAAGCGCGCGGAGGACGCCACCAAGTCGGCCCAGGAGGCCTCCGAGAAGGCGATCGCCGCTTCGGCACTGGCGAAGGAGGCTGCGGCCAAGGCCGCCAGGGAGACGGAGGCGGCCAAGAACGACGCATCCCGGGCCGCGGTCAAGGCCAAGCAGGCCGCCGACGCTGCCCGCGCCGCCGCATCCGCTGCGCAGACGGCCATCGGCGCGGCCAATGCCGCCAACCGCTCGGCCCGGATCGCCGCGCTGGCCGCAGCTCAGACCGCGAACGCCGCCGCGGCCGCCGCTGATGCGGCCACGCGGGCGTACAACGCGGCCATCGCTGCGAGCAAAGACAGATCACAGGCGGAGAACGCGTTCACGTTGGCCAAGGCGGCCAATGCGGCCGCACAACTGGCCACGCAGTCAGGCAAGGCCGCCGACCAGGCCAGCAAGGCGTCACTCGCCGCCGCCACCGCGGCCGCTGCGTCCAGAAGCGCCGGTGCCAACGCCAATCTGGCCGCTGACGCCGCCGACGACGCCGCCGGCTACGCCGCCGCCGCCGGCGTGTCGTCGACGCAGGCCAAGGCCGCCGCAGCCGAGACCCGCCGCCACGCGGCCGAAGCCAACCGTGCCGCCGGCGCTGCCGAGACGCTGGCGCGCAAGTCGGCCACGGCGGCGGCCGAGGCCCGAGACGCGGCCAACTCCTCCGCCGCTCACGCCAAGAACGCGGCGACCGCCGCGGAGGAGGCAGCCCTTAACGCGGGCGAGGCGGCCGACGCCGCGACCGAGGCGACCAAACAAGCCAAAGCGGCCCAGATCGCCGCTGACGCCGCGACGACGGCCGTCACAACTGCCCAGAGGACCTTCGACATCGCTCGGGAGACCGAGGTCGAGGATCTCGCGACCCGCACCACGGCCGCGATGGAGCGCGCCAAGTCCTACAAGGCCACGGGGGACGAGTTCACCAAGGCACTCTCGGGGAACCTGCTCGAGGGCAAGGCCATCACCGACGACACAGCGGCGCTGTCCGCCGAAGCCGTCAAGCCCGACGCGGACGCCGATGCGCTGGTCAAGCAGGGCCGCGCCGTGGCCCTGCGCGCCCTGAAGTACTTCGGTTCCTGGCGCCAGGAAGCGGCCGCCAAGGCGCTGGCCGGCAACGATGCGGACGTCCTGGAGTACCTGCGCACGGGCTGGAAACAGGCGGAGCAGGACGAGATCCAGCAACAGGTCGCCGACCTGGCGTCGAACAGCCCGTACCCGTCGGTGCGAACGGCCGCCACCAACGCATTGAGCGGCACGGAGCAGCAAATCCGTGACTTCTACACCGCCGGCCAGTACGAAGCCGGGCTCGCCGACTACCGGGTCAAAGTCTCCCAGATCCACAACACCGGCGGACCGGGAGTGAAGGAGGCCGCGCAAAAGGCCCTCGACGACGGCAGCGCCAGGACCCTCCTCGCGTTCATCAGCAGCACCCGGTACGTCGCCCTCAACAGCGACCAGCGCATGACGGCCAGCCAGCTGGTCAACAGCGGCGGCCCCGAGGTACAGGCCGCGGCGAAGATCGCCCTGACCGGGTCGCCGGACCTGCTGCACGACTTCGTCGAGGTCGGCCGGTACATGGCCGAGCGCAAGGACCAGCTCGCCTCGACCCATGAGGCACAGGTCCAGCGGCTGATCGCGGAGGGCGGCATCATCGCCGCCAAGGCCCAGCACAACCGCTGGCTCGCCGCCAAGGCAGCAGCCGAGGCCAACCAGGCCGCAGAAGAAGCTGCTGTCGCCAAGACGGAAGCGCAGAAGAGCGCGGACCAGGCCGCCGGCTATGCCGTAAAGGCCGACAAGGCCGCCGACAGCGCCGAGACCAGCGCCGCCAAGGCACAACAGTCCGCCACCACAGCCCGCGCAGCCGCCGACCGGGCCCAGCAGGACGCGGTCGCCGCCGAGGAGTCCGCCGCACAAGCGGAGTTCTCCGCGAACTACGCCCGCAGCTCAGCCGCGCAGGCAGCGGACGCAGAAGCCGAGGCGCGCAGCGAAGCCCTCGCCGCCGGCAAGAGCGCCGCGGAGGCCAAGGCCGCGGCCTCACAGGCGTGGCACCGGGTGAAGGACCTGCGTCAGGCCGAGGAAGCCGAGGCACGCCGACGTGCCGAAGAACAGCGCCGGCTGGCCCGGGAGAGCAAGCCGGAGCCCCGCCGCTGTGTTCCCAATCCCAACCACGATCAGGTCGGCGCCCTCATCAACTGTCTGTACGGCCCCGGCGAGGCCGTGCTCGAGGTACCCAAGCCCGACCCGACTCTCACGGCGATCGCCTGGGGCGTCCTCGGCATCAACGACGTCGAGGACTGTTACGAGAACCCGACGCTCGGCAAGTGCCTCACAGCCGGTATGTCCGTGCTTCCCGTCGGGAAGCTCAAGGTGCTCAAGCAACTCGAGAACTTCGAAGACCTCGTCTCGGGAACGCGCGTCGCCAAAGCCCTGAAGTGCTTCCAGTGTTTCCTCGCTGGGACCAGGGTGCTCATGGCCGACGGTGGCACGAAGGACATCGAGTCGGTCGAGCCCGGTGACATGGTCGTCGCCACAGACCCGATCACCGGCGAGACCGGCCCGCGTGAGGTGACGAACCTCGTCGTGACCAACCACGACAAGGCGTTCACCGAGCTGTCGATCGAGACCCGGACCGGCGTTCGCCGGCTCACGGCCACCAGCGAACATCCCTTCTGGTCGCCGTCCGAGCGAACCTGGGTCGAGGCCCGCGCTCTGCGGCCGGGTATGACGCTCCGCGACGCGGACGGCGGCACGCTCGAGGTCCGCGCGAGCGAGTCCTACGCGCGGAACGCCCAGACCTTCACTCTCACGGTCGGTGACCTGCACACCTTCTACGTGCTGGCCGGAAACACTCCCGTACTCGTCCACAACGCGAGCTGCCCGGTGGGGTTCAAGAACCTCGGCGGCGACCGGTTCGAGTCACCGGCGGGACTCATCTACGGTCCCGGATCATCGCAGGGACACCGTGTGACACACGTGATGGAGCATGCGAGGCCCGACCCGACGAAGACTGTCCACAGCGTCTTCAGCAACCCGGACCAGGCAGCCATCCTCAGCCTGATCGATGAGGCGTGGCTGAAACGGGGCGCTCACGTACCCAACGACCCGGCCGCGTATGTGGTGCCCATGGGGCGGACCATCGGTACGTTGGGCGAGAGGAATCTGAGGGTCGTGGTCGTCCCTGGCACGACGCGAGTCATTTCCGCGTATCCGCAACTATGA
- a CDS encoding GMC oxidoreductase, with product MAALQTAATLGFTRIGLQTARAAEPDAVDTAPAIVVGSGYGGAVAALRLGQAGIRTLVLEMGRLWNTPGPDGKVFCSTRAPDQRSMWFRTRTEAPLATFLWLDLVNRDISAYPGVLDRVHYDHMSVYVGRGVGGGSLVNGGMAVTPLRSYFAEQFPTVDTAEMYSTYFPRARSMLGVNTIDPAWFEATEWYRFTRISRTHADNAGLKTTFVPNVYDFGHMEREAAGTATKSALAGEVIYGNNHGKRSLDKTYLASALGTGNVTIHTLEKVRAISRAPDGSYVLTAERIDETGRVVETKEYGCTYLFLGGGSLGTTELLLRARETGALPDLDPGVGTGWGTNGNVMLGRANHLWDTVGANQSTMPVMGIDDWANTANPVFAEIAPLPTGLEHWVSLYLAITGNRERASFSYDTGPGEVRLGWTAAHSAVSVAMAKKLFDRINAANSTIYRYDLFGSSSKVFADDFTYHPLGGCVLGRATDDHGRVKGYPRLYVTDGSLVPGSIGVNPFLTITALAERTMARILAEDTAP from the coding sequence ATGGCAGCCCTGCAAACCGCAGCCACCCTCGGCTTCACCCGCATCGGCCTCCAAACCGCCCGAGCCGCCGAGCCCGACGCAGTCGACACCGCCCCCGCCATCGTCGTCGGTTCCGGCTACGGCGGCGCCGTGGCCGCCCTCCGCCTCGGCCAGGCCGGCATCCGCACGCTCGTCCTCGAGATGGGCCGCCTCTGGAACACCCCCGGCCCCGACGGCAAGGTCTTCTGCTCCACCCGCGCCCCGGACCAGCGCTCCATGTGGTTCCGCACCCGCACCGAGGCCCCGCTCGCCACGTTCCTCTGGCTCGACCTGGTCAACCGGGACATCAGCGCCTACCCGGGCGTCCTGGACCGGGTGCACTACGACCACATGTCCGTGTACGTGGGACGGGGCGTCGGCGGCGGCTCCCTGGTCAACGGCGGTATGGCGGTTACCCCGCTCCGCTCCTACTTCGCCGAGCAGTTCCCCACCGTGGACACCGCGGAGATGTACAGCACGTACTTCCCACGCGCCCGCTCCATGCTGGGAGTCAACACCATCGACCCCGCGTGGTTCGAAGCCACCGAGTGGTACCGCTTCACCCGGATCTCCCGCACCCACGCGGACAACGCCGGCCTGAAGACCACCTTCGTGCCGAACGTCTACGACTTCGGCCACATGGAGCGCGAGGCGGCCGGCACGGCCACCAAGTCGGCTCTCGCGGGCGAGGTCATCTACGGCAACAACCACGGCAAGCGCAGCCTCGACAAGACGTACCTCGCCTCCGCGCTCGGCACCGGGAACGTCACGATCCACACCCTGGAGAAGGTCCGCGCGATCAGCCGGGCACCGGACGGGAGCTACGTCCTGACCGCCGAGCGCATCGACGAGACCGGCCGGGTCGTCGAGACCAAGGAGTACGGCTGCACGTACCTCTTCCTCGGCGGCGGCAGCCTCGGAACCACCGAACTGCTGCTGCGCGCCCGGGAGACGGGCGCCCTGCCCGATCTCGACCCCGGTGTCGGCACCGGCTGGGGCACCAACGGCAACGTGATGCTCGGCCGGGCCAACCACCTGTGGGACACGGTAGGTGCGAACCAGTCGACCATGCCGGTCATGGGCATCGACGACTGGGCCAACACCGCCAACCCCGTGTTCGCCGAGATCGCCCCGCTGCCGACCGGGCTGGAGCACTGGGTGAGTCTCTATCTGGCGATCACCGGGAACCGGGAGCGGGCGTCCTTCTCGTACGACACCGGACCGGGCGAGGTACGGCTCGGCTGGACGGCCGCCCACAGCGCGGTCTCCGTCGCCATGGCCAAGAAGCTGTTCGACCGGATCAACGCGGCCAACTCGACGATCTACCGGTACGACCTGTTCGGGTCGAGCAGCAAGGTCTTCGCCGACGACTTCACTTACCACCCGCTGGGCGGCTGCGTACTGGGCCGGGCGACGGACGACCACGGGCGGGTGAAGGGCTACCCCAGGCTGTACGTCACCGACGGCTCGCTCGTGCCCGGGTCGATCGGGGTCAATCCCTTCCTGACCATCACGGCCCTCGCCGAACGCACGATGGCGCGGATCCTCGCCGAGGACACCGCGCCCTGA
- a CDS encoding glycosyltransferase family 4 protein, with amino-acid sequence MRKTLIVTNDFPPRPGGIQAFLHNMALRLDPQRLVVYASTWKRSREGVEATAAFDAEQPFTVVRDRTTMLLPTPGVTRRAVGLLREHGCTSVWFGAAAPLGLMAPALRSAGAERLVATTHGHEAGWAQLPAARQLLRRIGDSTDTITYLGEYTRSRIAGALSPRAAARMAQLPPGVDEKTFHPGSGGDEIRARLGLTDRPVVVCVSRLVRRKGQDTLIQAMPRILAAEPDAVLLIVGGGPYEKDLRKLAHDTGVAGSVRFTGPVPWAELPAHYGAGDVFAMPCRTRRGGLDVEGLGIVYLEASATGLPVVAGDSGGAPDAVLDGETGWVVRGGSAEEAADRIITLLADAELRRRMGERGREWVEGKWRWDLLAEHLKSLL; translated from the coding sequence GTGCGCAAGACCCTGATCGTGACGAACGACTTCCCGCCCCGGCCGGGCGGCATCCAGGCGTTTCTGCACAACATGGCGCTACGGCTGGACCCGCAGCGGCTGGTCGTCTACGCGTCGACCTGGAAGCGGAGCCGGGAGGGCGTGGAGGCGACCGCCGCCTTCGACGCCGAGCAGCCCTTCACCGTCGTACGGGACCGTACGACCATGCTGCTGCCGACCCCGGGTGTCACCCGGCGGGCCGTCGGGCTGCTGCGGGAGCACGGGTGCACCTCGGTGTGGTTCGGGGCGGCCGCCCCCCTCGGCCTGATGGCGCCGGCACTGCGGAGCGCGGGCGCCGAACGGCTGGTGGCCACCACGCACGGGCACGAGGCCGGCTGGGCGCAACTGCCCGCCGCCCGGCAGCTGCTGCGCCGCATCGGCGACTCCACGGACACGATCACCTACCTCGGCGAGTACACGCGCTCCCGGATCGCCGGCGCGCTGAGCCCGCGGGCGGCCGCGCGGATGGCGCAGCTGCCGCCGGGCGTCGACGAGAAGACCTTCCACCCCGGTTCGGGCGGCGACGAGATCCGGGCGAGGCTCGGCCTGACGGACCGCCCGGTCGTGGTGTGCGTCTCCCGGCTGGTGCGGCGCAAGGGCCAGGACACCCTGATCCAGGCCATGCCCCGGATCCTGGCGGCCGAGCCGGACGCCGTGCTGCTGATCGTCGGGGGCGGCCCGTACGAGAAGGACCTCCGCAAGCTCGCCCACGACACGGGCGTAGCCGGCTCCGTCCGCTTCACGGGCCCGGTGCCCTGGGCGGAGCTGCCCGCCCACTACGGCGCCGGCGACGTCTTCGCCATGCCCTGCCGCACCCGCCGCGGCGGCCTGGACGTCGAGGGCCTCGGCATCGTCTACCTGGAGGCCTCCGCGACGGGCCTCCCGGTCGTCGCCGGCGACTCGGGCGGCGCACCGGACGCGGTCCTGGACGGCGAGACGGGCTGGGTGGTCCGGGGCGGCTCTGCCGAGGAGGCGGCCGACCGCATCATCACCCTCCTGGCAGACGCCGAGCTGCGCCGCAGGATGGGCGAGCGGGGCAGGGAATGGGTCGAGGGGAAGTGGCGCTGGGACCTGCTCGCGGAGCACCTCAAAAGCTTGCTGTAG
- a CDS encoding glycosyltransferase family 87 protein yields the protein MRTTGTRRSLACLLVVWCLTRLVLLLFVLKVYVFPGPDVTSDVSVIYQGWYDVLRSGTFPQDDVTWQYPPAAALAILSPGLLPFLPYATAFFVLVCVTDLAVLALLAYAGRRPGRSLRGAWVWVAGVPLLGPTVYARYDVMVTAVAVAALLAGARHPRVMGALAAFGALLKVWPAMLLLAARRPASWVSALVTGIAVTGVFALVMPGAFAFLTFQRDRGTEVESLGALVFHVARHFGWEGEVRLNYGSIEFLGPYVSEVSTGALFLTGAAFGWLVLWRLLARHFEEHTLADAAFVAVLMFTTTSRVISPQYMVWLVGLAAVCLYFPGSRMRLPVGLVLVACFVTVLEFPLYFGNVVASDGLGLTLLFLRNGLLVAAALLAARALWRATVPRTAPAPVPAQPTRTDETPVST from the coding sequence GTGAGGACGACGGGCACGAGGCGGTCCCTGGCATGTCTGCTGGTGGTCTGGTGTCTCACGAGGCTGGTGCTGCTGCTGTTCGTGCTGAAGGTGTACGTCTTCCCCGGCCCGGACGTGACGAGCGACGTGTCCGTGATCTACCAGGGCTGGTACGACGTCCTGCGCAGCGGAACGTTCCCTCAGGACGACGTCACCTGGCAGTATCCGCCCGCCGCCGCGCTGGCCATCCTCTCCCCCGGCCTGCTGCCCTTCCTGCCCTACGCGACCGCGTTCTTCGTGCTGGTCTGCGTCACCGACCTGGCCGTCCTGGCCCTGCTGGCGTACGCGGGCCGGCGCCCCGGCAGGTCGCTGCGCGGCGCCTGGGTTTGGGTGGCGGGCGTGCCGCTGCTCGGGCCGACGGTGTACGCGCGCTACGACGTGATGGTCACGGCGGTGGCCGTGGCGGCGCTGCTCGCGGGCGCCCGGCACCCAAGGGTGATGGGGGCGCTGGCCGCGTTCGGGGCGCTGCTGAAGGTCTGGCCGGCGATGCTCCTCCTGGCTGCCCGCCGACCCGCCTCCTGGGTGTCGGCCCTGGTGACCGGCATCGCGGTGACGGGCGTGTTCGCCCTGGTCATGCCGGGGGCGTTCGCCTTCCTGACCTTCCAGCGCGACCGGGGCACCGAGGTGGAGTCGCTCGGCGCGCTGGTCTTCCATGTCGCCCGGCACTTCGGCTGGGAGGGCGAGGTGCGGCTGAACTACGGCTCGATCGAGTTCCTCGGGCCGTATGTGAGCGAGGTGAGCACGGGCGCGCTGTTCCTGACGGGGGCGGCGTTCGGCTGGCTGGTGCTGTGGCGGCTGCTGGCCCGGCACTTCGAGGAGCACACGCTCGCCGACGCGGCCTTCGTGGCGGTGCTGATGTTCACCACCACCAGCCGGGTGATCAGCCCGCAGTACATGGTGTGGCTGGTCGGGCTGGCAGCGGTCTGCCTGTACTTCCCCGGGAGCCGGATGCGGCTGCCGGTCGGGCTCGTCCTGGTGGCGTGCTTCGTGACGGTGCTGGAGTTCCCGCTCTACTTCGGCAACGTGGTGGCCAGCGACGGACTCGGGCTGACCCTGCTGTTCCTGCGCAACGGCCTCCTGGTGGCCGCCGCGCTCCTCGCCGCCCGCGCCCTGTGGCGGGCGACGGTACCGCGCACGGCCCCGGCTCCCGTGCCCGCTCAGCCCACCCGCACCGACGAGACCCCGGTCTCCACCTGA